The genomic segment ATTTTTGTTGATTCAATCATGTTCTTTTTTAGCTGAATATTGTTTTTAATGATTAGGTAGTTATTTTTACTCGTTAAACTAATAGTTAAAGGATTTTTTTCTGAAATTATATTATGTTTTATTGCATTTTCAACAAGCATTTGAAGCGATAAAGGCGGAATATAATTGTTTAATTTTTGTGCATCAATATTAATTGAGATTTCAAGATTTCCTTCATGTCTTATTTTTTGCAGAAAAATATATGAATTAAGAAATTCTATTTCATCTTTTACCAGAACTACAATTTTTTCTTTTACATCTAATACATGGCGATAAATTTTAGAAAATTTTGTGATAAACTCCTTTGCTTTATCGGGATGTGTGTCTATTAAAGAATATACAGTATTCATGCTATTAAAAAGAAAGTGGGGGTCAATTTGATTTTTCAATGCTTCGAATTGCGACTGTATATTTTCTCTTTTAAGCTGTTCAGTTTGTACCAATGAATTTTTCCACTGCTGAAAATAATAATATCCTTCGAGTATTGAAATAGCAAAAGTGTTTATTAATATTGCAACAATTATATTATTAAATAAAACAATATATAATTCTTGATTTCTGAAATTAAATGCAAAATGGAATATCGCTGCACAAATTGAAACTATTATTGTAGCATTAAAGTTGGTCAACAACACTTCAGAACTTATTCGTTGAAATAATTTTTTATCCCAAGGGAATTTTCGTTGCAACCAATTGAATGTTTTAATATTAACCGTAAAAATTAATACCGAAACAACAAATGAATACAAAACCCCGATGTGCATGTTGTGTATGGGTTTATTGCTACCTATAAAATGAAATTTTAAATAGAAAAATGCCGGTATAAGCAATGCGATTGCAATGCAGGCTAATAGTATTTTTTTGTTGAATTTCATTTTTTTATTATCAATTAAAAAATTGAACACGGATAACACGGATTTTCACTGATATATTATCCATGATTATCTGCGTTATCCGTGTCATCAGCGTTCCTATTTATCATTCTTGTTTGCACTATTTTATTTATTTTTACTAAATTTAAGTAATAATAAAACATTTGTAAGCATTAATTTAAAAACTCTCACATTCTTCCAACCCTCAAAGATACTAA from the Bacteroidota bacterium genome contains:
- a CDS encoding histidine kinase, with the protein product MKFNKKILLACIAIALLIPAFFYLKFHFIGSNKPIHNMHIGVLYSFVVSVLIFTVNIKTFNWLQRKFPWDKKLFQRISSEVLLTNFNATIIVSICAAIFHFAFNFRNQELYIVLFNNIIVAILINTFAISILEGYYYFQQWKNSLVQTEQLKRENIQSQFEALKNQIDPHFLFNSMNTVYSLIDTHPDKAKEFITKFSKIYRHVLDVKEKIVVLVKDEIEFLNSYIFLQKIRHEGNLEISINIDAQKLNNYIPPLSLQMLVENAIKHNIISEKNPLTISLTSKNNYLIIKNNIQLKKNMIESTK